One stretch of Deinobacterium chartae DNA includes these proteins:
- a CDS encoding APC family permease yields the protein MSSLKRNIAPLPLLFTGLGSIIGSGWLFGAWNTAQIAGPAAILAWVVGMVMMLTIAITYTELGAMFPQSGAMGRYAGYSHGPFVGFLASWANWLSMIAIPPIEAVASVQYMTSWEWAWARGLTEGGNLTPSGLALATAFLVVYFLLNFWTVQLFAKSNTAITVFKIVVPLLVGVALLTLGFHPENFDAASGGFAPFGWAAVFTGVATSGIVLSFNGFQAPINLAGEARNPGRSVPFAVVGAIVLAGILYVLLQVAFIGAVPPERLTEGWKALKFDSPFADLALALGLNWMAILLYVDAVISPSGTGITYTATASRALYGLERGGHLPALVGRVHPLFGVPRNAMWINLALGFACLYLFPNWGALAAVISITCVIGFLMGPISVVTLRRTAPQLHRPLRLRGLRVLAPLAFVFASLLLYWSRWPLTGQIILLVLLGLPIYLYYETRRGRAQAWSALWSGLWLVGYLACMTALSWLGARDFGGTGLVPYGLDMVLVVVVALTFYGLGLRAGSRYVHGDLPSGLEESDVPAESQSPATRPSATR from the coding sequence TTGTCGTCGCTCAAGCGCAATATCGCCCCGCTCCCCCTGCTGTTTACCGGCCTGGGCTCCATCATCGGTTCCGGCTGGCTGTTCGGAGCCTGGAATACCGCCCAGATCGCCGGTCCGGCCGCCATCTTGGCCTGGGTGGTCGGCATGGTCATGATGCTGACCATCGCCATCACCTACACCGAACTGGGGGCCATGTTTCCGCAGTCGGGCGCCATGGGTCGCTACGCCGGTTACTCGCACGGCCCGTTCGTGGGCTTCCTGGCCAGCTGGGCCAACTGGCTCTCGATGATCGCCATTCCGCCCATCGAGGCGGTGGCATCGGTGCAGTACATGACCTCGTGGGAGTGGGCGTGGGCACGGGGCCTGACCGAGGGCGGCAACCTGACTCCCAGCGGGCTGGCGCTGGCCACCGCTTTCTTGGTGGTCTACTTTCTGCTGAACTTCTGGACCGTGCAGCTGTTTGCCAAGTCCAACACCGCCATCACGGTGTTCAAGATCGTGGTTCCGCTGCTGGTCGGTGTGGCCCTGCTGACCCTGGGCTTTCACCCCGAGAACTTTGACGCGGCCTCGGGCGGCTTTGCTCCTTTCGGATGGGCTGCGGTGTTCACCGGAGTGGCAACCTCGGGCATCGTGCTGTCCTTCAACGGCTTTCAGGCCCCCATCAACCTCGCCGGCGAGGCCCGCAACCCGGGCCGCTCGGTGCCCTTCGCGGTGGTCGGCGCCATCGTGCTGGCCGGAATCCTCTACGTGCTGCTGCAGGTCGCCTTTATCGGCGCCGTGCCGCCCGAGCGGCTGACCGAGGGCTGGAAGGCCCTGAAGTTCGACTCGCCCTTTGCGGACCTCGCCCTCGCGCTCGGCCTGAACTGGATGGCCATCTTGCTGTACGTGGACGCGGTCATCAGCCCCTCGGGCACCGGCATCACCTACACCGCCACCGCCTCGAGGGCGCTGTACGGCCTCGAGCGTGGCGGTCACCTGCCCGCGCTGGTCGGCCGGGTACACCCGCTGTTCGGGGTTCCGCGCAATGCCATGTGGATCAACCTGGCGCTGGGCTTTGCCTGCCTGTACCTGTTCCCGAACTGGGGTGCGCTGGCGGCGGTCATCTCGATCACCTGCGTGATCGGTTTTCTGATGGGCCCGATCTCGGTGGTGACCCTGCGCCGCACCGCGCCACAGTTGCACCGTCCGCTGCGGCTGCGCGGCCTGCGCGTGCTGGCGCCGCTGGCTTTCGTGTTTGCCTCGCTGCTGCTGTACTGGTCGCGCTGGCCGCTGACCGGGCAGATCATCTTGCTGGTCCTGCTGGGCCTGCCGATCTACCTGTACTACGAAACCCGGCGGGGCCGCGCTCAGGCCTGGAGCGCACTGTGGAGCGGCCTGTGGCTGGTGGGCTACCTGGCCTGCATGACCGCGCTCTCGTGGCTGGGTGCCCGGGACTTCGGAGGAACCGGGCTCGTTCCTTACGGGCTGGACATGGTGCTGGTGGTGGTCGTGGCCCTGACGTTCTACGGTCTTGGCCTGCGCGCCGGAAGCCGTTACGTGCACGGCGACTTGCCCAGCGGCCTCGAGGAAAGCGACGTTCCGGCAGAGAGCCAGTCGCCTGCCACGCGTCCCTCCGCCACCCGCTGA
- a CDS encoding MFS transporter, with translation MLNVQGKWRSWRKRTFSALAYPSFRKYWFSQLLGLTCTWMQATAQAYLVLELTGSSTALGWINVAQFMPSLLLSLFAGALLDILPKQRVLQATQIVLMLTALALGLCIHFGVVGLPLLIVVAVISGTANAFNMPARQSMVADFVPRESLANAVALNSLSFNVSRTVGQALFGLIVPIGIWLVAGGEADNIARLAFPFYLNAAAYLVVIAIQATLPLTHRPDNRPHNLLLDTLEGLRYVRNTPAVLYVMLLVGGLSVTVINFNILIPYFARAVYGMNEAGFGLINALFGAGAVLGALRQASRPNPLRNLRRGALILPLVTAVFALVPSVYLGSALLALCGFYMLSFLVSANSSVQLVVPDRLRGRVMSLYTVVLAGMAPAGALLVGFMISSEGPFGPRWGTLLICVMGLAITLSLWRRLPRPRQVSGETVIEADGQEHEQSPGASAGKS, from the coding sequence ATGCTGAACGTGCAAGGCAAATGGCGGTCCTGGCGAAAGCGCACCTTCAGCGCCCTCGCGTACCCCTCGTTCCGTAAGTACTGGTTTTCGCAGCTGCTGGGCCTTACCTGCACCTGGATGCAGGCTACCGCGCAGGCCTATCTGGTCCTCGAGCTCACCGGTTCTTCCACCGCGCTGGGCTGGATTAACGTCGCCCAGTTCATGCCCAGTCTGCTGCTCTCGCTGTTCGCCGGCGCGCTGCTCGACATCTTGCCCAAGCAGCGGGTGCTGCAGGCGACCCAGATCGTCCTGATGCTCACCGCGCTGGCACTCGGCCTGTGCATCCACTTCGGGGTGGTCGGGCTGCCCCTGCTGATCGTGGTGGCCGTGATCTCGGGTACGGCCAACGCCTTCAACATGCCCGCCCGCCAGTCGATGGTCGCCGATTTTGTGCCGCGCGAGAGCCTGGCCAACGCGGTGGCCCTCAACTCGCTCTCCTTCAACGTCTCGCGCACGGTGGGACAGGCCCTGTTCGGCCTGATCGTCCCCATCGGCATCTGGCTGGTGGCCGGGGGTGAGGCGGACAACATCGCGCGCCTCGCTTTTCCCTTTTACCTCAACGCGGCCGCCTACCTGGTGGTCATCGCCATTCAGGCCACCTTGCCGCTCACGCACCGTCCCGACAACCGCCCGCACAACCTGCTGCTCGACACCCTCGAGGGCCTGCGCTACGTGCGCAACACCCCGGCCGTGCTGTACGTGATGTTGCTGGTCGGCGGGCTGTCGGTCACGGTGATCAACTTCAATATCCTGATTCCGTATTTTGCCCGCGCGGTGTACGGCATGAACGAGGCCGGTTTCGGCCTGATCAACGCGCTCTTTGGCGCGGGTGCGGTGCTGGGCGCGCTGCGCCAGGCTTCGCGGCCCAACCCGCTGCGCAATCTGCGGCGGGGCGCGCTGATCCTGCCGCTGGTCACGGCGGTCTTCGCGCTGGTGCCCAGCGTTTATCTGGGCAGCGCGCTGCTGGCGCTGTGCGGCTTTTACATGCTCTCGTTCCTGGTGAGTGCCAACAGCAGCGTGCAACTGGTCGTTCCCGACCGCCTGCGCGGGCGGGTGATGAGCCTGTATACCGTGGTGCTGGCGGGCATGGCTCCCGCAGGGGCTTTGCTGGTCGGCTTCATGATCTCTTCGGAGGGGCCCTTCGGACCGCGCTGGGGAACCCTGCTGATCTGCGTCATGGGCCTGGCGATCACCCTGAGTCTGTGGCGACGGCTGCCCCGCCCACGGCAGGTTTCCGGGGAAACCGTGATCGAAGCGGACGGTCAGGAGCACGAGCAGAGCCCGGGTGCGTCGGCTGGAAAGTCCTGA
- a CDS encoding dienelactone hydrolase family protein — protein MRISQLVCAALMLVLAPAPRAGHLDLFAYDASRPPGSQVLSRQNPPGMTVHEITYSGAGDQPVTALLLVPPGPGPFAGMLFMHGAPGTRRDLLQYAEQVVARGVVALLPDAPFARNEPDEARQVPLSFTLADREHQLRYIIDLRRGLDLLTNRTDVDPSRLGCMGFSYGATMGALLAGVEPRLKACALVVGGAGVVSYHTGEDGVPGSALRDLAPARRQAWVEAMQPLEPVHFVGQARAELLLQNGRADPLVKSSDAARLHSAAGARATVEWYETGHAFPREARASQLRWLSERLALDVSP, from the coding sequence ATGCGGATATCGCAGCTGGTCTGTGCAGCGCTGATGCTGGTTCTGGCTCCCGCTCCGCGGGCAGGTCACCTTGATCTGTTCGCCTACGACGCTTCCCGGCCGCCGGGATCTCAGGTGCTCTCCCGTCAGAACCCGCCCGGGATGACCGTTCACGAGATCACCTACAGCGGAGCAGGCGACCAGCCGGTCACGGCCCTGCTGCTCGTTCCTCCGGGTCCTGGGCCGTTTGCGGGCATGCTGTTCATGCACGGCGCGCCGGGCACGCGCCGCGACCTGCTGCAGTACGCGGAGCAGGTGGTGGCCCGAGGCGTGGTGGCGCTGCTGCCCGACGCGCCGTTCGCACGGAACGAGCCGGACGAGGCCCGGCAGGTACCGCTCAGCTTCACCCTGGCAGACCGCGAGCACCAGCTTCGCTACATCATCGACCTGCGGCGCGGACTCGATCTGCTGACGAACCGAACGGACGTGGACCCCTCGAGGCTGGGCTGTATGGGCTTTTCCTATGGAGCGACCATGGGTGCCCTGCTGGCCGGGGTGGAGCCGCGTCTGAAGGCCTGCGCGCTGGTGGTCGGCGGAGCCGGGGTGGTGTCGTACCACACCGGAGAAGACGGCGTTCCCGGCTCGGCCCTGCGTGACCTCGCTCCGGCGCGGCGCCAGGCCTGGGTAGAGGCGATGCAACCCCTGGAGCCGGTCCATTTTGTGGGCCAGGCCCGCGCGGAGCTGCTGCTGCAAAATGGCCGCGCGGATCCGCTGGTGAAGTCCAGCGACGCGGCGCGGCTGCACAGCGCAGCCGGAGCGCGCGCAACCGTGGAGTGGTACGAGACCGGACACGCCTTTCCCCGTGAGGCCCGGGCCTCCCAGCTGCGCTGGCTGAGCGAACGGCTGGCTCTGGACGTGTCTCCCTAG
- a CDS encoding helix-turn-helix domain-containing protein — MSRPLLQLQPHLTHEELTQRYRSCRDPKERSRWHAIWLLSGPDAPAPKVVARLTGYSVVWIRQLIHRYNEHGPEGLQDLHRKRPGGKRPILNAEQQAELAEALRSPAPDGGPWTGAKVAEWCFLRTGHRAHPVTGWSYIKRLTDSKRGSRRSRRGRIAVKRAPAGLMR, encoded by the coding sequence ATGTCCCGTCCCCTGCTTCAACTGCAGCCCCACCTCACTCACGAAGAACTCACCCAGCGTTACCGCTCGTGCCGCGATCCCAAGGAACGCTCGCGCTGGCACGCCATCTGGCTGCTCTCCGGTCCCGACGCCCCCGCCCCCAAGGTGGTCGCCCGCCTCACCGGCTACAGCGTCGTCTGGATCCGCCAGCTCATTCACCGCTACAACGAGCATGGCCCCGAGGGCCTGCAGGACCTGCACCGCAAGCGCCCCGGCGGCAAGCGCCCGATCCTGAACGCCGAGCAGCAGGCCGAACTGGCCGAGGCGCTGCGCTCGCCCGCCCCGGACGGCGGACCCTGGACCGGCGCCAAAGTGGCCGAGTGGTGCTTTCTGCGCACCGGTCACCGTGCCCACCCGGTGACCGGTTGGAGTTACATCAAACGCCTCACCGACAGCAAACGGGGGTCTCGGCGCTCGCGGAGGGGGAGGATAGCCGTCAAACGTGCTCCTGCCGGACTGATGCGGTAA
- a CDS encoding DUF4388 domain-containing protein, with amino-acid sequence MAEEITLQGEYSRDTLPSLIQYLAMLGSSGELWLTASPQQAATLAFLEGRLIGAHHGNYRGEDALYRILNFSAGQFRFHPGTITIAPSITAPLEKLLLDAAYWQDTQSDAEVLPGPDAVPNVIPDENHGELRLELMHWRVMSLADGQRSLYEIAANLGRNIEEVREIAHQLATRGILTFGARTRATVDPAFLEELRRRLTTLIGPIARVIVNDAAQQFGTPADQLEPTQVRAFLEVLTQLLAPAKQARFRELAAPLIDRFAR; translated from the coding sequence ATGGCAGAAGAGATCACCCTTCAGGGCGAATATTCCCGGGATACGCTTCCAAGCCTGATCCAGTACCTAGCCATGCTTGGTTCCAGCGGTGAACTGTGGCTCACGGCCTCACCCCAGCAGGCTGCTACCCTGGCCTTCCTCGAGGGACGGCTCATCGGTGCTCATCACGGCAATTACCGCGGTGAGGACGCGCTGTACCGGATCTTGAACTTCAGCGCGGGGCAGTTTCGCTTTCATCCCGGAACGATCACCATTGCCCCGAGCATCACTGCCCCCCTTGAAAAACTGCTGCTCGACGCAGCCTACTGGCAAGACACCCAAAGCGATGCGGAAGTACTGCCGGGCCCCGACGCCGTTCCTAACGTTATTCCCGACGAAAACCACGGAGAGCTGCGCCTTGAGCTGATGCACTGGCGGGTCATGAGCCTGGCCGACGGCCAGCGCAGCCTGTACGAAATCGCCGCCAACCTGGGGCGCAACATCGAGGAAGTTCGCGAAATCGCCCATCAACTGGCCACGCGCGGCATCCTGACCTTCGGTGCGCGCACCCGGGCAACGGTTGACCCGGCCTTCCTCGAGGAGCTGCGCCGACGCCTGACCACCCTGATCGGTCCGATTGCCCGGGTGATCGTCAACGACGCCGCTCAGCAGTTCGGAACCCCCGCTGACCAGCTCGAACCCACCCAGGTCCGGGCCTTCCTCGAAGTGCTCACCCAGCTGCTTGCTCCGGCCAAGCAGGCACGCTTCCGTGAACTGGCCGCTCCGCTGATCGATCGCTTTGCCCGCTGA
- a CDS encoding DNA translocase FtsK: MTKRAKPASKSKSPGAPKRAVPNTGRFDGEALGLVLFAVGLLLIASLLEFGGELGNGLRGLLINWLGWGAFLTPLPPLLYGALVFLSHSVRTLTRVTLGAVIIVLAALLGSSILQAYLGGNVIELIGSPLRASLGPAALVLPVVIASLGLEVVLKLPPFRLLRGFSRGVAVAVAAVVGVIASVFQGAQGAAARSNRRSRLRAALEAHRRDLAALAALYPASKELGKWQQEAEEALKGLGGLEDDDMARLEVKISSWSELTAEFTRQSAAELRARLEAEPSGLPETDSAGLAAPVRGRSEAAAALEAVRKSLALDADTLRGSALRLRKEHDAAVKTVVGTPRPSVLEREIARLEERLKAWSDLHTRAEAWLERTAPYTGWPDLIAELEAAPEGLASTPLAAFSQDLAEALRTDAARTLNELPLWRRSLEAAREQARLEALRAPEPAPVIVREVRNTPPATSVPANEPVSGLTAEELRARAETAQPGLFEAVFEIDFEGARLPEVPETPAEEPGTVAVPLPPPLPAQRPVASPPPLPARAAETAPWEDEADNAPQAAPLRPSAVPAPAAPAAQTTPRIVQTAASAHPDRPSQGAIPVTLPDYGLLDPIPHGAVDLRALESGARTRADLINQTLSEFNLQAKVVDYARGPTVTRYEIEPAPGEKISRIAGLSNDLARALAVAGVRVEAPVPGKSVIGLEVPNAEREPVTFHTAAAHPNFRTSRAKLPLILGKSIDGEMMVGDLAKMPHLLIAGSTGSGKSVCVNTLILSLLFKYLPQELRFVMIDPKMVELTPYDGIPHMVSPVVTNPADAAGVLLGAVAHMERRYKMMSQVGAKNLEQYNAKMRQVGDPELPHLVIIIDELADLMITAPKEVESAIMRLAQMARATGMHLVLATQRPSVDILTSLIKVNVPARIAFAVSSSHDSRTILDAVGAERLTGMGDMLFYQPGLVKPLRLQGPYISEAETARITEFLRRQYFDDWFGETYGSDFDGVMDSAPSTKAGGAGMDFSDPYLRQAAEICIEEGQGSVSRLQRRLSVGHARAGKLMDMLEAMGIVTKHQGSKPRDVLITLDQLPEYFGK, encoded by the coding sequence GTGACCAAGCGTGCCAAGCCCGCGTCCAAAAGCAAGTCCCCGGGCGCGCCCAAGCGCGCCGTGCCCAACACCGGCCGTTTCGACGGCGAGGCTCTGGGGCTGGTACTGTTCGCCGTCGGCCTCCTCCTGATTGCCTCGCTGCTCGAGTTCGGAGGCGAACTCGGAAACGGTTTGCGCGGCCTGCTGATCAACTGGCTCGGCTGGGGTGCTTTTCTGACCCCGCTGCCCCCGCTGCTGTACGGCGCCCTGGTCTTCCTGTCGCACAGCGTGCGCACCCTCACCCGGGTGACCCTGGGCGCCGTGATCATCGTGCTGGCCGCACTGCTGGGCAGCAGCATCTTGCAGGCCTACCTGGGCGGTAACGTCATCGAACTGATCGGATCACCCCTGCGCGCCTCGCTGGGACCGGCGGCGCTCGTGCTACCGGTCGTGATCGCCAGCCTCGGCCTCGAGGTGGTCTTGAAGCTCCCCCCGTTCCGGCTGCTGCGCGGCTTTTCTCGAGGTGTGGCGGTGGCGGTCGCGGCGGTGGTGGGCGTCATCGCCAGCGTCTTTCAGGGCGCGCAGGGGGCAGCCGCGCGCAGCAACCGGCGCTCCCGGCTGCGCGCCGCGCTCGAGGCGCACCGCCGCGACCTCGCGGCCCTCGCCGCCCTGTACCCCGCCTCCAAAGAACTCGGCAAGTGGCAGCAGGAGGCAGAGGAGGCCCTGAAGGGACTGGGCGGCCTCGAGGACGACGACATGGCCCGCCTCGAGGTGAAGATCAGCTCCTGGAGCGAACTGACCGCCGAGTTCACCCGCCAGAGCGCGGCTGAACTGCGCGCCCGTCTTGAAGCCGAACCCTCGGGGCTGCCCGAAACCGACTCGGCGGGCCTCGCGGCCCCGGTGCGCGGGCGCAGCGAAGCTGCCGCCGCACTCGAGGCGGTGCGCAAATCGCTCGCCCTCGACGCGGATACGCTGCGCGGCTCGGCCCTGCGCCTGCGCAAAGAACACGACGCGGCCGTAAAAACGGTGGTCGGCACCCCGCGCCCCTCGGTGCTCGAGCGCGAGATCGCGCGCCTCGAGGAGCGCCTGAAGGCCTGGAGCGACCTGCATACCCGGGCCGAGGCATGGTTGGAGCGCACCGCACCGTACACCGGCTGGCCGGACCTGATCGCCGAACTCGAGGCGGCTCCGGAAGGCCTGGCCTCAACGCCGCTGGCCGCGTTCTCGCAAGACCTTGCCGAAGCGCTGCGCACCGACGCCGCGCGCACCCTCAACGAACTGCCGCTGTGGCGGCGCTCGCTGGAAGCCGCACGCGAGCAGGCCCGCCTCGAGGCGCTGCGGGCTCCCGAGCCTGCCCCGGTGATCGTGCGCGAGGTGCGCAACACGCCACCGGCCACGAGCGTCCCCGCGAACGAGCCGGTCAGCGGCCTGACGGCCGAAGAGCTCCGCGCCCGCGCCGAAACGGCGCAGCCCGGCCTGTTCGAGGCGGTCTTCGAGATCGACTTTGAGGGTGCCCGCTTACCCGAGGTTCCCGAGACGCCCGCAGAGGAGCCGGGCACCGTAGCCGTCCCGCTTCCGCCGCCTCTGCCCGCACAGCGTCCGGTCGCCTCTCCCCCGCCCCTGCCGGCCCGGGCAGCCGAGACCGCTCCCTGGGAAGACGAGGCGGACAACGCCCCTCAGGCAGCGCCCCTGCGACCCAGCGCGGTACCCGCGCCGGCGGCGCCAGCGGCGCAGACCACGCCGCGCATCGTGCAGACGGCCGCCTCGGCGCATCCGGACCGCCCCTCGCAGGGCGCCATCCCGGTCACGCTGCCCGACTACGGCCTGCTCGACCCGATCCCGCACGGTGCGGTGGATCTGCGGGCCCTGGAGTCCGGGGCGCGCACCCGTGCCGATCTGATCAACCAGACGCTGTCCGAGTTCAACTTGCAGGCCAAGGTGGTGGACTACGCGCGCGGCCCCACCGTTACCCGCTACGAGATCGAGCCCGCCCCGGGTGAAAAGATCAGCCGCATCGCCGGGCTGTCGAACGACCTGGCGCGCGCGCTGGCGGTGGCCGGGGTGCGCGTCGAAGCCCCGGTACCGGGCAAGAGCGTGATCGGCCTCGAGGTGCCCAACGCCGAGCGTGAGCCGGTGACCTTTCACACCGCCGCCGCGCACCCGAACTTCCGGACCAGCCGCGCCAAGCTGCCCTTGATCCTGGGCAAGTCCATCGACGGCGAGATGATGGTCGGTGACCTCGCCAAGATGCCGCACCTCCTGATCGCCGGCTCGACCGGCTCGGGCAAGTCGGTGTGCGTCAACACCCTGATCCTGAGCCTGCTGTTCAAGTACCTGCCGCAGGAACTGCGCTTTGTGATGATCGACCCCAAGATGGTCGAGCTTACGCCGTACGACGGCATTCCGCACATGGTCTCGCCGGTGGTCACCAACCCGGCCGACGCGGCGGGCGTGCTGCTCGGCGCGGTGGCGCACATGGAACGGCGCTACAAGATGATGAGCCAGGTCGGGGCCAAGAACCTCGAGCAGTACAACGCCAAGATGCGTCAGGTCGGCGACCCCGAGCTGCCGCACCTGGTGATCATCATCGACGAGCTCGCCGACTTGATGATCACCGCCCCCAAGGAGGTCGAGTCGGCCATCATGCGGCTGGCGCAGATGGCGCGCGCGACCGGCATGCACCTGGTGCTGGCCACCCAGCGGCCCTCGGTGGACATCCTGACCTCCCTGATCAAGGTGAACGTGCCCGCCCGCATCGCCTTTGCGGTGTCCTCGAGCCACGACTCGAGGACCATCCTAGACGCGGTCGGTGCTGAGCGCCTCACCGGCATGGGCGACATGCTGTTCTACCAGCCGGGTCTGGTCAAGCCGCTGCGCCTGCAAGGACCGTACATCTCCGAGGCCGAAACCGCGCGCATCACCGAGTTCTTGCGCCGCCAGTACTTCGACGACTGGTTCGGAGAAACGTACGGCAGCGACTTTGACGGCGTGATGGACAGCGCGCCGAGCACCAAGGCCGGCGGGGCCGGAATGGACTTCTCGGACCCGTACCTGCGGCAGGCCGCCGAGATCTGCATCGAGGAAGGCCAGGGCAGCGTCTCGCGCCTGCAGCGGCGCCTGTCGGTGGGTCACGCCCGCGCCGGCAAGCTGATGGACATGCTCGAGGCGATGGGCATCGTGACCAAGCACCAGGGCAGCAAGCCGCGCGACGTGCTGATCACCCTCGATCAGTTGCCCGAGTACTTCGGCAAGTAA
- a CDS encoding M67 family metallopeptidase, producing MGALYLPVSLRVRLWAHAREHAPRECVGLLGGRRGVVSTLYPLRNVADQPERRYLADPEGLVRALMALRREGLELVAIYHSHPLGPDYPSDSDVRYAQYDVPYLIADLSRASLRAFLLPSRLEVNVVEI from the coding sequence ATGGGTGCTCTGTACCTGCCGGTCAGCCTGCGCGTCCGCCTGTGGGCGCATGCCCGCGAGCACGCTCCGCGTGAGTGTGTGGGCCTGTTGGGGGGGCGGCGCGGTGTGGTGTCCACGCTGTACCCGCTGCGCAATGTCGCCGATCAGCCGGAGCGTCGTTACCTCGCCGACCCGGAGGGGCTGGTACGCGCGCTGATGGCGCTGCGCCGAGAGGGCCTCGAGCTGGTTGCCATTTACCACTCGCATCCGCTGGGTCCGGATTATCCCAGCGACAGCGACGTGCGGTACGCGCAGTACGACGTGCCCTATCTGATCGCCGACCTGTCGCGCGCGTCGCTGCGGGCTTTTTTACTGCCCAGCCGCCTCGAGGTGAATGTGGTCGAGATCTAG
- a CDS encoding LysM peptidoglycan-binding domain-containing C40 family peptidase: MPRQALRIGLICATALSASLASASTYTVQRGDTAYGIARRLGVPLEALLHANNLAGPDLKAGQVLQLPTSNRSPSLPPAVPGIPTPDIRIVNLAPLPAGAAPTATLKPATPAAPATAPAAPLGAAAVAGTARGSIILTPAVPAPALPAAPTPASSYNYVVQPGETLFGLARRFGISQAALQEANGLHSDTLRAGQVLRVPTTVPPVLETPEVPPSLLQDGSNWQQVALSYLGVPYVYGGNTRAGLDCSAFTLEVMRSAGVTLPRRSADQYAVGLEVSFEALQPGDLVFFDTTGAGVSHVGVYLGDMTFVHANAYLERVSVDRLDSAYYRKHYVGARRVLSQPVTAKHP; encoded by the coding sequence ATGCCGCGTCAAGCTTTACGAATAGGACTTATTTGCGCTACCGCGCTCTCCGCATCGCTGGCCTCGGCTTCGACCTACACGGTACAGCGCGGCGATACCGCCTACGGCATCGCCCGCCGCCTGGGTGTCCCCCTCGAGGCACTGCTGCACGCAAACAATCTCGCTGGCCCTGACCTGAAGGCCGGTCAGGTGCTGCAGCTCCCGACATCGAACCGGTCCCCTTCTCTGCCGCCAGCGGTACCGGGCATTCCAACCCCCGACATCCGTATCGTGAACCTGGCACCGCTGCCCGCCGGAGCCGCGCCGACGGCCACCCTCAAGCCGGCTACGCCCGCGGCGCCCGCCACAGCCCCCGCGGCACCCCTCGGGGCCGCAGCGGTTGCGGGCACCGCCCGTGGTTCGATCATCCTGACCCCGGCGGTCCCTGCCCCAGCACTTCCCGCTGCCCCTACGCCCGCCAGCAGCTACAACTACGTAGTCCAGCCGGGCGAAACGCTCTTTGGCCTGGCCCGGCGCTTCGGGATCAGCCAGGCCGCGCTGCAGGAGGCCAACGGCCTGCATTCGGACACCCTGCGCGCCGGGCAGGTTCTACGCGTCCCGACCACGGTTCCGCCCGTTTTGGAAACTCCGGAGGTTCCGCCCTCGCTGCTGCAAGACGGCAGCAACTGGCAGCAGGTCGCCCTCAGCTACCTGGGCGTTCCGTACGTTTACGGCGGAAACACCCGTGCTGGCTTGGACTGCAGCGCCTTTACCCTCGAGGTGATGCGCAGCGCCGGGGTAACCCTGCCGCGCCGCAGCGCGGATCAGTACGCGGTGGGCCTCGAGGTAAGCTTCGAGGCCCTGCAGCCGGGGGATCTGGTGTTCTTTGACACGACCGGAGCCGGGGTGTCGCACGTGGGAGTGTATCTGGGCGACATGACCTTTGTGCATGCCAACGCGTACCTCGAGCGGGTCAGCGTGGACCGGCTCGACTCGGCCTATTACCGCAAGCATTATGTAGGTGCGCGGCGAGTGCTGTCACAACCGGTCACGGCAAAACACCCTTAG